From Corvus moneduloides isolate bCorMon1 chromosome 2, bCorMon1.pri, whole genome shotgun sequence, one genomic window encodes:
- the DDX3X gene encoding ATP-dependent RNA helicase DDX3X, with protein MSHVAVENALSLDQQFSGLDLNSSDSQSEGSSTSKGRYIPPHLRNREASKQGFDSGGWSSRRDKDAYSSFGARSDRDAKSSFFDRGTGSRGGRYEERGRGGDYDRSGFGRFDRGGNSRWCDKSDEDDWSKPLPPSERLEQELFSGSNTGINFEKYDDIPVEATGSNCPPHIESFSDVDMGEIIMGNIELTRYTRPTPVQKHAIPIIKEKRDLMACAQTGSGKTAAFLLPILSQIYADGPGDALRAMKENGRYGRRKQYPISLVLAPTRELAVQIYEEARKFAYRSRVRPCVVYGGADIGQQIRDLERGCHLLVATPGRLVDMMERGKIGLDFCKYLVLDEADRMLDMGFEPQIRRIVEQDTMPPKGVRHTMMFSATFPKEIQMLARDFLDEYIFLAVGRVGSTSENITQKVVWVEEPDKRSFLLDLLNATGKDSLTLVFVETKKGADALEDFLYHEGYACTSIHGDRSQRDREEALHQFRSGKSPILVATAVAARGLDISNVKHVINFDLPSDIEEYVHRIGRTGRVGNLGLATSFFNERNINITKDLLDLLVEAKQEVPSWLENMAYEQHHKGGGSRGRSKSSRFSGGFGARDYRTSSGFGSSSSSSSRSTSSRSGGSGSRGFGGGGYGGFYNSDGYGGNYNSQGVDWWGN; from the exons ATGAGTCATGTGGCGGTGGAAAATGCCCTCAGTCTAGACCAGCAG ttttcTGGTCTAGACTTGAATTCTTCAGACTCTCAGAGTGAAGGAAGCTCTACAAGCA AAGGCCGATACATTCCTCCTCACCTGCGGAACAGGGAAGCTTCAAAACAGG GTTTCGATAGTGGTGGCTGGAGTTCCAGAAGAGACAAGGATGCTTATAGCAGCTTCGGTGCGCGGTCCGACCGCGACGCTAAATCCAGCTTCTTCGACCGTGGAACCGGATCGAGAGGAGGGAG ATACGAAGAGCGTGGCAGAGGAGGGGACTATGACCGGAGTGGCTTCGGCAGATTTGACCGTGGTGGGAACAGCCGCTGGTGTGACAAATCAGATGAGGATGACTGGTCAAAGCCTCTCCCCCCCAGTGAACGCCTGGAACA GGAACTTTTTTCAGGAAGCAATACTGGCATTAACTTTGAGAAATATGATGATATTCCTGTTGAAGCAACAGGCAGCAACTGTCCTCCACATATTGAAAGt TTCAGTGATGTCGACATGGGAGAAATTATAATGGGGAACATTGAACTCACACGCTACACCCGTCCTACTCCAGTACAGAAACATGCAATACCtattattaaagaaaagagaGACTTAATGGCCTGTGCTCAGACAG GGTCTGGGAAAACGGCTGCATTTCTTCTGCCGATACTGAGCCAGATATATGCAGATGGCCCTGGTGATGCCTTGAGAGCAATGAAG gagAATGGGAGGTATGGGCGCCGTAAGCAATATCCAATCTCACTGGTCTTGGCTCCCACTAGAGAACTGGCTGTGCAGATCTATGAGGAAGCCAGAAAG TTTGCATACCGCTCCAGAGTTCGCCCCTGTGTTGTATATGGTGGTGCAGACATTGGCCAGCAGATCCGTGACTTAGAACGTGGATGTCACTTGCTTGTAGCAACTCCAGGACGACTGGTTGATATGATGGAGAGGGGAAAGATTGGACTGGATTTCTGCAA GTACTTAGTCCTTGATGAAGCTGACAGAATGCTTGACATGGGGTTTGAACCTCAAATTCGTCGAATTGTTGAACAAGATACTATGCCACCAAAAGGGGTTCGTCACACCATGATGTTCAGTGCTACTTTCCCCAAGGAAATCCAG ATGCTTGCTCGTGACTTCCTTGATGAATACATCTTTCTGGCTGTTGGCAGAGTAGGTTCTACGTCTGAGAACATTACACAGAAAGTAGTGTGGGTGGAAGAGCCAGACAAACGATCGTTCCTGCTTGACCTGCTAAATGCCACAG GTAAAGATTCCTTGACTTTGGTGTTCGTGGAAACTAAAAAAGGGGCAGATGCTCTCGAAGACTTCCTGTACCATGAAGGCTATGCCTGTACAAGTATCCACGGAGATCGCTCccagagggacagagaggaaGCACTGCACCAGTTCCGCTCTGGCAAGAGCCCCATTCTTGTTGCCACAGCA GTAGCAGCAAGAGGACTGGATATCTCAAACGTAAAGCATGTCATAAACTTTGACTTACCAAGTGACATTGAGGAGTACGTACATCGTATTGGTCGTACGGGCCGTGTAGGAAACCTCG GTCTTGCCACTTCATTCTTCAATGAGAGGAACATAAACATCACAAAAGACTTGCTTGATCTCCTTGTGGAGGCTAAGCAAGAAGTACCATCTTGGCTGGAGAACATGGCTTATGAACAGCATCACAAAGGAGGAGGCAGCCGTGGGCGATCTAAGAG CAGTCGGTTCAGTGGAGGCTTCGGTGCCAGGGATTACCGGACGAGCAGCGGCTtcggcagcagcagctccagcagcagccggTCGACCAGCAGCCGCAGCGGCGGGAGCGGCAGCAGAGGCTTCGGAG